One Lottiidibacillus patelloidae DNA window includes the following coding sequences:
- a CDS encoding ribonuclease H-like domain-containing protein, translated as MSLKNKLTRYRKELTSEKTSSETGENNNFLKDDLESYLSFWRDLNALEYKIDESSCLVREVEYPLNYKHGLYELSRFHDVVARWQQSGVAHPLSSANVSPNEIIFFDTETTGLGSAAGHMIFMLGTASVLRDRVLIKQYFLTGPGSEIAFYKKFLADITSLESLVTYNGKSFDWPKLKTRHTMLKKELPTLPKFAHFDLLHAARRFWKKTLPDVKLATIEKQILGISRNGDTPGYLAPIYYFDYLKTGNPSLLKGVFEHNEIDVLSLITLYTHLSELLLEDLKEEGNTSSELIEVAKWFEQNGENTEAISKYQQLITTNHHRKKEALKALGFLYKKVGNSKESISYFRQYMLENNTYDVNVGIELAKLYEHKEKDINKATNYAVDSYKEWKKQKRIFKTKQQKMEEMFIKRIERLKRKMK; from the coding sequence ATGTCGCTTAAAAATAAATTAACTAGATATAGAAAAGAGTTAACTTCAGAAAAGACTAGTTCTGAAACAGGAGAGAATAACAACTTTTTGAAAGATGATTTAGAATCATATTTATCATTTTGGAGGGACTTAAACGCTCTTGAATATAAAATTGATGAATCATCTTGTTTGGTTCGTGAGGTAGAGTATCCTCTTAACTATAAGCATGGATTGTACGAACTAAGTAGGTTTCACGATGTTGTGGCGCGTTGGCAACAGTCAGGCGTCGCACATCCATTATCATCGGCAAATGTGTCACCGAATGAAATTATTTTCTTTGATACAGAAACGACTGGTTTAGGAAGTGCTGCTGGACACATGATTTTTATGTTAGGGACAGCTTCGGTATTAAGGGATCGTGTGCTAATAAAACAGTATTTTTTAACCGGACCAGGTTCAGAGATTGCCTTTTATAAAAAGTTTTTAGCAGATATAACAAGTCTAGAATCGTTAGTAACTTATAATGGGAAGTCATTTGATTGGCCAAAACTAAAAACAAGACATACTATGCTAAAGAAAGAATTACCAACGTTACCTAAATTTGCCCATTTTGATCTATTACATGCGGCGAGGAGATTTTGGAAAAAAACTTTGCCTGATGTTAAACTAGCAACGATTGAAAAACAAATATTAGGTATTTCAAGAAATGGAGATACTCCAGGATATTTAGCACCTATCTATTACTTTGACTACTTAAAAACCGGGAACCCAAGCCTTTTAAAAGGTGTGTTTGAGCATAATGAAATAGATGTCCTTTCTTTAATAACATTATATACACACTTATCGGAACTACTCCTAGAGGACTTAAAAGAAGAAGGAAATACAAGTAGTGAATTGATAGAAGTAGCTAAATGGTTTGAGCAAAATGGAGAAAATACCGAAGCAATATCAAAATACCAGCAGTTGATCACTACAAATCACCATAGAAAAAAGGAAGCTTTGAAAGCATTAGGATTCCTATATAAAAAAGTAGGAAATAGTAAAGAATCGATTAGTTACTTTAGGCAGTATATGCTTGAAAATAACACGTACGATGTAAATGTTGGGATTGAACTTGCAAAGCTTTATGAACATAAAGAGAAAGATATTAATAAGGCTACAAATTATGCTGTTGATTCGTATAAAGAATGGAAAAAACAGAAGAGGATTTTTAAAACGAAACAACAAAAGATGGAAGAGATGTTTATTAAAAGAATTGAACGATTAAAGAGAAAAATGAAATAA
- a CDS encoding DUF1273 domain-containing protein produces MKVVLVTGYKAHELGIFDNKHPGVRIIKQVVKTKLISLIEEGLEWVIISGQPGVEIWAGECVVELKEKYENLKLGVLTPFFNQEERWKDDAKERYNQLLLEADFVDSISKKPYEDPSQLRIKNQYLVSKTDGLVILYDEDKPGSPSYYLTEAQKRYENDENYPILYITPYDIESAAELENENDPNYWVQ; encoded by the coding sequence ATGAAAGTGGTTTTAGTTACTGGTTACAAAGCTCATGAATTGGGGATATTCGATAATAAGCACCCCGGTGTAAGAATTATAAAACAAGTAGTGAAGACTAAACTCATTTCGTTAATTGAAGAAGGACTTGAGTGGGTTATAATCAGTGGACAACCTGGTGTAGAAATTTGGGCGGGTGAATGCGTAGTTGAACTAAAGGAAAAGTACGAAAATCTTAAACTAGGTGTATTGACACCATTTTTTAATCAAGAAGAACGCTGGAAAGATGACGCAAAGGAACGATACAACCAATTGTTATTAGAAGCGGATTTTGTTGATAGTATTTCAAAAAAACCATATGAAGACCCAAGTCAATTACGTATAAAAAATCAATACTTAGTAAGTAAGACGGATGGTTTAGTTATTCTATATGATGAAGATAAGCCAGGATCCCCAAGTTATTATTTGACAGAAGCTCAGAAGCGGTACGAAAATGATGAAAATTATCCTATTCTTTACATTACTCCATATGATATTGAAAGTGCAGCAGAACTCGAAAATGAAAATGATCCAAATTATTGGGTACAATAA
- the gpsB gene encoding cell division regulator GpsB — protein sequence MKTGNIELTAKDILEKDFKTSIRGYNQDEVDQYLDLVIKDYETLHQEISRLEQENLRLKKEIEQGSKVEATTKHVGTTNYDILKRLSNLERHVFGSKLDNN from the coding sequence TTGAAAACAGGAAATATCGAACTTACAGCCAAGGACATATTGGAGAAAGACTTTAAAACGAGTATTCGTGGCTATAATCAAGATGAGGTTGATCAATACTTAGACTTAGTAATCAAGGATTATGAAACTTTACATCAAGAAATTAGCCGCCTGGAGCAAGAAAATTTAAGGTTAAAAAAGGAAATTGAACAAGGTAGTAAAGTGGAAGCAACTACTAAGCATGTTGGCACAACCAACTATGATATTTTAAAACGATTATCAAATTTGGAAAGACATGTATTCGGAAGCAAGTTAGATAACAACTAA
- a CDS encoding CotD family spore coat protein has product MHCHKPKGPIVHPKKTCVKHICHPHVVDHIHPSETIYKHHHVYTHKHHYPHHECHTCEVSHQHQQCGYPKCPAPDHHYMKPHGMGHQMPQPMPRRPFFGW; this is encoded by the coding sequence TTGCATTGCCATAAACCAAAAGGACCAATTGTTCACCCTAAAAAGACATGTGTGAAGCATATTTGCCACCCGCATGTTGTCGATCATATTCACCCAAGTGAAACAATTTATAAGCACCACCATGTTTACACTCATAAACACCATTACCCACATCATGAGTGTCATACTTGTGAAGTTTCACATCAACATCAACAATGTGGATATCCTAAGTGTCCAGCACCGGACCATCATTATATGAAGCCACATGGGATGGGACACCAAATGCCTCAACCTATGCCTCGTCGTCCATTCTTTGGATGGTAA